In one window of Mucilaginibacter auburnensis DNA:
- a CDS encoding AIR synthase related protein — translation MTSSQRYDQRGVSASKDDVHNAIKNIDKGLFPKAFCKIVPDILTGDEQFCNIMHADGAGTKSSLAYTYWRETGDISVWKGIAQDAIIMNLDDLLCVGAIDNILLSSTIGRNKNLIPGEVIAAIINGTEEILADLRAAGIGIYSTGGETADVGDLVRTIIVDSTVTCRMKREDVVSNHNIQPGDVIVGLASYGQATYEREYNGGMGSNGLTSARHDVFNKTIANQYPESYDPAVPFDLIFSGSKQLTDVVDIGNGQSVTAGKLVLSPTRTYAPVIKQILDNYRSQVHGMVHCSGGAQTKVLHFVDNVHVIKDNLFPIPPLFRLIQEESKTSWQEMYKVFNMGHRMELYVQPNIADELIAISKSFGIDAQIIGRVEAADKKQVTINSEFGEFIYN, via the coding sequence ATATTGACAAAGGCCTTTTCCCGAAAGCATTCTGTAAAATAGTTCCGGATATTTTAACCGGCGATGAGCAGTTTTGTAACATTATGCATGCTGACGGTGCCGGAACCAAATCATCATTGGCTTATACCTACTGGCGCGAAACCGGCGACATTTCTGTTTGGAAAGGAATTGCGCAAGATGCTATCATCATGAATCTTGACGATCTGCTTTGCGTTGGCGCTATTGATAACATATTGTTATCATCTACCATCGGCAGAAACAAAAACCTGATACCGGGTGAAGTTATTGCAGCCATTATTAACGGCACCGAAGAAATTTTGGCCGACCTGCGCGCAGCGGGTATAGGCATTTATTCAACCGGAGGAGAAACTGCTGATGTTGGCGATCTGGTACGCACCATTATTGTTGATTCAACCGTTACCTGCCGCATGAAACGTGAAGATGTGGTGAGCAACCATAACATACAGCCGGGCGATGTGATAGTAGGTTTGGCATCGTACGGACAGGCAACATATGAGCGTGAGTACAATGGCGGCATGGGCTCAAATGGACTAACATCTGCAAGACACGATGTATTCAATAAAACCATAGCTAATCAATACCCTGAAAGTTATGATCCGGCGGTTCCTTTTGATCTGATATTTTCTGGCAGTAAGCAACTAACCGATGTGGTTGATATTGGCAACGGCCAAAGCGTTACAGCAGGAAAGCTGGTATTATCGCCAACACGTACCTACGCCCCGGTTATCAAACAAATATTAGACAACTATCGCAGCCAGGTACATGGAATGGTGCATTGCAGCGGTGGGGCACAAACTAAGGTGCTACACTTTGTTGATAATGTACATGTTATTAAAGATAACCTGTTCCCTATTCCGCCATTATTCAGATTGATACAGGAAGAATCAAAAACCAGCTGGCAGGAAATGTACAAGGTATTTAATATGGGCCACCGCATGGAGCTTTACGTTCAACCCAACATTGCAGACGAACTTATAGCTATATCAAAAAGCTTTGGTATTGACGCGCAAATTATTGGTCGCGTTGAGGCTGCTGACAAAAAACAGGTTACGATAAATTCTGAGTTTGGCGAGTTTATATATAACTAA
- a CDS encoding sterol desaturase family protein yields MLNFLSEQSSFTLLMIFLAENFIVTGIALFAGWLTIKLCKHPVKPASYKEILTCIVTNCINTLITFTGFKLWQHGVIQFDFDLSWWLIFDTILLFLAMDLAMYIFHLAIHRSVAYKYIHRFHHIYHDPIPIDLFVLHPLETVSFGLLWLIVIYVYTFNFWAVILYLTLNVVFGIAGHLGFEPLPYKFRNSAWLKYIGTPTFHHDHHTDVNYNFGFYTNLWDRLFHTYKER; encoded by the coding sequence ATGCTTAATTTTCTGTCAGAGCAATCATCATTTACTTTACTGATGATTTTTCTGGCAGAAAATTTTATAGTAACAGGCATTGCGCTATTTGCAGGCTGGCTTACCATTAAGTTGTGCAAACATCCGGTTAAGCCGGCTTCATACAAAGAAATACTTACCTGCATTGTTACCAACTGCATTAACACGTTAATTACGTTTACGGGGTTTAAACTTTGGCAGCACGGTGTTATACAATTTGATTTTGATTTAAGCTGGTGGCTTATATTTGACACCATACTTCTTTTTCTGGCTATGGATTTAGCCATGTATATATTTCACCTGGCTATACATAGGTCTGTTGCCTATAAATATATCCACAGGTTCCATCACATTTATCACGATCCGATACCGATTGATCTCTTTGTACTTCATCCGTTAGAGACGGTTAGCTTTGGTTTATTGTGGCTAATTGTGATTTACGTGTACACATTCAACTTTTGGGCTGTAATACTGTACTTAACCTTAAATGTTGTATTTGGCATTGCCGGACATTTGGGTTTTGAACCCTTACCCTACAAATTCAGGAACAGCGCGTGGCTTAAATATATCGGCACACCAACATTTCATCATGATCATCATACCGATGTAAATTACAATTTCGGTTTTTACACCAACCTTTGGGATCGTTTATTCCATACTTATAAAGAGAGGTAA